In Plasmodium reichenowi strain SY57 chromosome Unknown, whole genome shotgun sequence, the genomic stretch GTATATTTCGAAAACTCAttatggaaaaaaaaaaaaaaagaaggaaCACTCCTTTTAATCAACCGTTTTGTACTTGTTAATTATCGTTTGTATATCCTGACATGGGAAAAGGTCCTTCCCAATTTCTTGGTTGATCATGTTATgtaaattaaatataaaagttgaaaaattaattttattattacaatttaaacgatatgtttttaa encodes the following:
- a CDS encoding FAD-linked sulfhydryl oxidase ERV1, putative translates to SEYDKIKHTKFFYAFSNLYPCHICKLDLLNILKTYRLNCNNKINFSTFIFNLHNMINQEIGKDLFPCQDIQTIINKYKTVD